The DNA segment CATATGCAATCAAGTACAGAGATCAAATCTTAAGTAGTTATGATGTTCTTTGCGTTATTTATGGTAATGAAGTGCCCGTTGGAAGATCAAGTAATTTGGGTGTAAAAATGGAGATTGACATAGACATGGGGCTCGAAGGAATTAATGCAGATGTAAATCTGACTGAAGAATTTGAGACATATGATCACAGAAAAAAACGGAAACTTGTGACGCCGTCAACCTCAGTGGCTTCTAGGAAAGTTCAAAGACAGAAGATGGAGGATCCAAAAGAACTTGGTCGGAAGCTGGACGTGGTCAAAACAATGGGAAGTAGGGAGGCAAAAGAACATATGTCAATTGAAGTCATTGTTGATGCACTTCAAGCTATACCAGATATGGACGACGAACTCTTCTTGGAAGCCTGTCAACttctagaaaatgagaaaaaggcTAAGGTTTTTGTGGGAATGGATGTAAATCAGCGGAGGAAATGGTTATTTAGAAAGCTCCATAGATAACATCTACCTGACTTCGTTATTGTGATATATTATCATTGTACAGTTCAAAATTTTGTGTGTAAAATAGGCCAAAAGTCAATGCAATGTAGTTTATTTCAatcactttcttttcttcttcttattatgTGACTCATTTATTGCTGGACATGCCAGCAAAAATCTCCGAAGGACTTGAATAAGGATCTCTTTCTTGGAATTCCAGAGGACCTGAGCTATCCGTGCATATAGGGAATGCGGCCCAGTGAGTAACTTGCTTAATGAAATGTCTCAATGAAATGGGCAGCTTCCAGCGTCCACCCTCCATCCTAATCAACCCATAAAAGGTTGCTTTTTCACTCGTGGGTCGTGGTTTTGGGAAATTAAAATGGTCCAGTCGGGACGAACAAAAATAGCGCGTATACTTGTGAAAGGTCTAACAGTGTAACAGTTTTCAGGTGCCAAGTGCAAGCTCATCACTTTTAGTCAAAACAGATACCAACTCACACTCACTCGCATAACAGAAAGGGAGCCAAATCTTCTGTGAAATGGCATGGCCTTCTCTTTCTCTATCCCTGTTCCTGCTTCCCTCCTCAACTCCATTGCAGCACTCTCCTTGACCCTCCTCTCCACTTCATTTTTCTCCAAATCACAACTTCACTCCTCCACATTTTCTGAAATCCCTCATAGATCTCTCCTTACACAAACCCAGAACCAGACCCTCCCTCTCTCTTGTTCCTCTCGTCCCCCTACAAATGGCCTCATCGACTACCTTTCTCTCCACTTTTGCCTCTTCAAGGGGAACCTTTTCCTCTCGAttccttccctttctttgttCATTCTTCTCTATTTTTATATCCTCATCAAAACAGCCCAATCCCATTTCTCTGTTGTCACCGCCAAGCTCACCAATCACTTAAACCTCTCACCAAGCATGGGCGGAGTAACCCTTTTGGCGCTAGGCAATGGGGCACCTGACGTTTTTGCATCTCTGGCAGCAGTTCGGTCTGGGCAGTACAGAACTGGATTTGGGGCTATACTATCTGCTGGTACTTTTGTTTCTGCGTTTGTGGTTGGATTCGTAGCGATATATGCAGCACCATTTAATGTGGATCCTGGGTCTTTTGTGAGGGATGTTGGGTTTTATTTGTTGGGGGCTTTGTTTCTATTTTATGTGTATTTGAGTGGGGAGAACTTTTTGGCAGGCTGTTGGATTTGTTGGATTTTATATGTTCTTTGTTGGGGTTGTATTTTGGATGGATTTGGGAATTGGCCTTGTTCATAAAAGGGATGGAGGAGAAATGGATTGTGGCAAAGGCGGGGCAGTGGTGGTGAGCAATTTGGAGGATGAGAAGCAGGGTTCTGGGCTCTTTGAAAGGGCTTATGGAAAGGTAATGATTATTTTCTTGGAAAGTAATGCAATTTTTAGGTTATTTTGACGACATTACTTAAatggaaatatatagatgattgtGATGTCTGTGTTCTTTTGAATGTTAAGTTGTGTTTAGCTATGAGATGTCAATTTATTTTCTGTTTGTGAAgcgctttttttttttcctcctgtGAACTAGGCTATTATGAATTTTCTCTTCTCAAAAATGGGATCATACAACACTCAATGCCGGCAGAACTTGTGATAGGTTAAGATAGGGCATTCTTATGTTTTAGTATTCAACTAAGAAACTACAAAATTTGCATAAAGAATTCTCGATATTTCTATATTTCTTCCCAGATTGAAAGGCAAAGTAGGAATTACATTTCAAAGATGTTTAACTTTGCAGTCACTTTACGTAGAGGATCAAGTTGTAATCTTCTTCACCTATGAGCAACCTCTGTTTGTTTCTTCAGATTTTAGAATGCAGCACCACTGATTGGCGCCACTTGGCTTTTGCAATTTTAGTTAAAATAAGTCATTGTGAATTAAACAGCTTATATTAAGAAATCTCTATGTTTTTTAAGGGTACATTCAAATGTGTCCTGTTGCTTCACTTGAATTGGTATTTGGTACTGCCAAAAGTGTTGGTATTCCTCTATTTCATCTTAAGATAATTCAGTGAAGGTGATATAGAAGTTACCATAGTTATTGAAGGCGCAAGGTGGAGGCACCCATTTGGAGAGGTCAGAGTCAAAATAGAGCTGACTTGACTTTTGTTTATGGGCCCATATTTAAAATTATGCCTTTCACATTGGGTTGTAAATATGTTGTATGCACTTGCATCCTGGGTTTCCCCCtccctctttttttctttttacagaGAATCTGTTATGTTCTTTGAAGTCTATTATAGGGTGTTGGCAGCGAATATTTTTGTAATCAGCACTgctgtatatatatattataggaAAACCAAAAAAAGTAAGTGGAAAGGACAGAGAGAGGAACCAGAATAAGGTGGAAAAAGAGAAAATTGAGGCAATAGAATTTCTGGCAACTTTTCAGAGTGTTGACATTTGCTTCTGGTAGATCAGAGAGTTgcccaattgaagtgtggaagtatttgggagatatgggagtggaatggttaactaaattatttaataagattctaaactcaaagaaaatgcctgatgaatggaggaagagtattttagtacctatttttaaaaataagggagacatacagagttgctcaaactataggggaattaaactcataagccatactgtgaagacatacagagttgctcaaactataggggaattaaactcatgagccatactatgaagttgtgggagagagttgtggagtatcgactacgtcatgatacttctatctctctcaatcaatttggtttcatggccGGTCGTtctactatggaagcgatctttctcattagaagcttgatggagaaatatggatatgtgaagaaagatctacacatggtttttattga comes from the Hevea brasiliensis isolate MT/VB/25A 57/8 chromosome 5, ASM3005281v1, whole genome shotgun sequence genome and includes:
- the LOC110667486 gene encoding LOW QUALITY PROTEIN: cation/calcium exchanger 5 (The sequence of the model RefSeq protein was modified relative to this genomic sequence to represent the inferred CDS: inserted 2 bases in 1 codon); this encodes MAFSFSIPVPASLLNSIAALSLTLLSTSFFSKSQLHSSTFSEIPHRSLLTQTQNQTLPLSCSSRPPTNGLIDYLSLHFCLFKGNLFLSIPSLSLFILLYFYILIKTAQSHFSVVTAKLTNHLNLSPSMGGVTLLALGNGAPDVFASLAAVRSGQYRTGFGAILSAGTFVSAFVVGFVAIYAAPFNVDPGSFVRDVGFYLLGALFLFYVYLSGENFXWQAVGFVGFYMFFVGVVFWMDLGIGLVHKRDGGEMDCGKGGAVVVSNLEDEKQGSGLFERAYGKISNLWERPISFLLKLTIPQTAPSEWSRFYISANIILCPLVLLYSCNSFMPLDHPIVFLLSNAHFPLWFIVLLASSSLALLHFILEKEPPKTELMPIVLVAFIMSVFWISTVAGELLNCLAALGMLLEVHPSLLGLTVLAWGNSVGDLVADVAVARAGQPAMAMAGCFAGPMFNMLVGLGSALVMQTADTYPKAYELHLHTGIVIAFVFLILSLMGSLLVITWSRFRVPRFWGFCLIGLYVFFMVVSLVIAKFSG